CACGTCTCTCTACTAAATCAATCTTAtctttatctaaaaaaaagtacATATACACATAATAGCAACGAAACACAGAGTATACAAACTAAAGTGACATACCTCAATCACATATTTAAAACcgcaaaataatatatattaaaaaccaacAGAACTATTTTCTTCCCTAATTCGCTACCACCCAAAACTCACAAGAAAAAGACATGAACTTGACacattaacagaaaaatttcaGGCACTTAAAAAACTTCCTTAATCGTTGAATTCCCGAATAAACACGGCAATCTTCCTTTGCACGTCTTCCTCCCACTACTAACTACTAATGAAATATCAAGCACTAACCTTTTCTGAAATTATTCTTTAGTTTTGAAAACATTCCATCTTTCTCTTCCCTTTTAATTTCAGGCGTAGATTTAACGCTAATATTGTCTTCATTTTTGGATGAATTTTCAGTCACTTCCGTTTCTTCTAAAATTTGTGATGCTAACTTGGAAGAATCCCATGACCTTCGATTAAGAGATTCGCTAGAACCGGGTCTTAAACtacctaaaataaaattacaaattaatgaggaaaaatattaaatctgaTAATGAATCAATTaccttttttggaatttccaaataatttaGTTTCCCATTCGTCTTGCGGAAGTTTAGTTTCAGATCTAGGCGGCTTCACTGGCGGAGTTACTGCTTTTGTAATTGTCCGTACTGGAGTTGTTGGGGATGAAGGTAGAGGATTATCCACGACCGGCGTCTTGTTGATAGTTGGGAATGTGGCTGGTACGTTTGTAGAAACATTTAAAGAACTTGCGGAACTTTTATGTGATAAATCATCAAACTGAAACAAGACAATGCATTCCCATCTACTACTAGCCATATATATTTCCAGTAATCTTACGGTAAATTCATCTTCATCACTAACAACGCCGGGATCGGCGTCATCCAATGTCTGTCTAGACTTGAAATGTCTATTTAATGTCTGGCTACGCATATTTAAACTTCCCACGCTTCCAATGGATGACACACCATCGTCGAAATCTCCCTTTTTCTTTCCTTTCAGGTGCATCTTTGACCCTATGGACTTAGCAAGTTTCTTAATTCCTTTTCTCTTTTCGGCACTACCGAGGCTCAATAAACTGCCCCCAACAGATTGAGCCACATGGGAAAGTGACGATCTGTGCTTTTCTTTCTTGCTAAGATTGGTGAGGCTACCCGATTTTACATTAAAGGCAATTTTAACTTCTAATTGTCCTCTATCTTTCTGTTTGCCACCTAAATGAATAACCAGTAAATATGGATACACAACGATTAAAAATACAGAATTTACCAGGCTTTGCTTGTAAGggaaagaatttattttttggtctGTCATAAATGTCTAACTGGTTTAGAGGTATAGTGACTCTGCCTAAAAATTCATCGATGCCCAATATATTGTGATGCAGTACAGTTAAAACTATTTCGGCAGTATTGCCTTGTTCGGGAATAGAGCTGCAAAAAGAGGAAATCAAATGTAGCTTATTGCCGTGCATGCAGTGCTAATATTGTCGATAATTAACTAGATATAGTGATAAACCGCAGAAATGCGGAAATCTAGTTCAAGAATGTTATGTGT
This region of Euwallacea fornicatus isolate EFF26 chromosome 3, ASM4011564v1, whole genome shotgun sequence genomic DNA includes:
- the Rip11 gene encoding rab11 family-interacting protein 2; amino-acid sequence: MWVPTHVQVTIQKAVGLLTKGKNNTNDCFVTIGLGKIKYQTSVKEKAGTNVEWHEECELSIPEQGNTAEIVLTVLHHNILGIDEFLGRVTIPLNQLDIYDRPKNKFFPLQAKPGGKQKDRGQLEVKIAFNVKSGSLTNLSKKEKHRSSLSHVAQSVGGSLLSLGSAEKRKGIKKLAKSIGSKMHLKGKKKGDFDDGVSSIGSVGSLNMRSQTLNRHFKSRQTLDDADPGVVSDEDEFTFDDLSHKSSASSLNVSTNVPATFPTINKTPVVDNPLPSSPTTPVRTITKAVTPPVKPPRSETKLPQDEWETKLFGNSKKGSLRPGSSESLNRRSWDSSKLASQILEETEVTENSSKNEDNISVKSTPEIKREEKDGMFSKLKNNFRKDKDKIDLVERREKIRSTSHERVIIGGEREIIPEKVTNHISNELLQKFEGKTREDLILALVESQTDLEKQKKKLKDLEDYLDDLLLRVMETTPRILQNPYVTYNLSHKQYS